The following are from one region of the Shinella sp. PSBB067 genome:
- a CDS encoding SLC13 family permease, with the protein MTLEQTFAFVVIGLMMAAFIWGRFRYDLVACCSLLLALAVGIVPFDKAFSGFSDDIVIIVGSALMVSAAVARSGIVNLAVKRFFPNLTSKRSQLALLLVSVAVLSAFIKNIGALAIMMPLAFQFARKSGTPASKFLMPMAFAALLGGLMTQIGTSPNIVVSRLRQEITGESFTMFDFTPVGATLTVCGILFMLFFNRIVPERSNKNASIEESLEAAAYSSDASVEEGSPSIGKSLNEVLRNGDGEVIATAIIRGHVHIAPLPDVRLAAGDTILMEGTAGALDKVVSAAGLSLSGKPIQTGRGESGEISAIEVVVGNESRLIDISARSIALFHSYGINLLAVSRQGQRLREKLSEVRLRPGDVIVVQGNNRALPTLLPELGLLPLAQREILLGAPRKAIIPVLVLIAAMASTALGFVPVATGFFAAAVAMVLFRAVPLREAYAALDGPILVMLAALIPVSDSLRTTGASELIAGWLGDIAVHLPPFGALGLILLTAMAVTPFLNNAATVLVMAPIAASFASALHYRPEAFLMAVAIGAGCDFLTPVGHQCNTLVMGPGGYKFADYPRVGLPLSVLIVIVSVPALLYVWPVR; encoded by the coding sequence TGTTCGCTGCTGCTGGCGCTCGCCGTCGGCATCGTGCCCTTCGACAAGGCGTTTTCCGGCTTTTCCGACGACATCGTCATCATCGTCGGCAGCGCGCTGATGGTGAGCGCGGCGGTCGCCCGCTCCGGCATCGTCAACCTCGCGGTCAAGCGCTTCTTCCCGAACCTCACCTCCAAGCGCAGCCAGCTCGCGCTGCTGCTCGTCTCCGTCGCGGTGCTCTCCGCCTTCATCAAGAACATCGGCGCGCTCGCCATCATGATGCCGCTTGCCTTCCAGTTCGCCCGCAAGTCCGGCACGCCCGCCTCGAAATTCCTGATGCCGATGGCCTTCGCCGCGCTTCTCGGCGGCCTGATGACGCAGATCGGCACCTCGCCCAACATCGTCGTCTCGCGTCTTCGCCAGGAAATCACCGGCGAGAGCTTCACCATGTTCGACTTCACCCCCGTCGGCGCGACGCTGACGGTGTGCGGCATCCTCTTCATGCTGTTCTTCAACCGCATCGTGCCGGAGCGGAGCAACAAGAACGCCAGCATCGAGGAATCGCTGGAAGCGGCCGCCTATTCCTCCGACGCGAGCGTGGAGGAAGGCTCTCCCTCCATCGGCAAGTCGCTCAACGAGGTGCTGAGGAACGGCGACGGCGAGGTCATCGCGACCGCGATCATCCGCGGCCACGTCCACATCGCGCCGCTGCCGGATGTCCGGCTGGCGGCCGGGGACACGATCCTGATGGAGGGCACCGCCGGCGCGCTCGACAAGGTCGTCTCCGCCGCCGGCCTGTCGCTCTCCGGCAAACCCATCCAGACCGGCCGCGGCGAGTCGGGCGAGATCAGCGCCATCGAGGTCGTCGTCGGCAACGAATCCCGCCTCATCGACATTTCCGCCCGCTCCATCGCGCTGTTCCATTCCTACGGCATCAACCTGCTCGCCGTCAGCCGGCAGGGCCAGCGCCTGCGCGAAAAGCTTTCCGAGGTGCGCCTTCGCCCCGGCGACGTCATCGTGGTGCAGGGCAACAACCGGGCCCTGCCGACGCTGCTGCCGGAGCTCGGCCTCCTCCCCCTCGCCCAGCGCGAAATCCTGCTCGGCGCGCCGCGCAAGGCGATCATCCCCGTGCTGGTGCTGATCGCCGCCATGGCCTCCACCGCGCTCGGCTTCGTGCCGGTCGCAACCGGCTTCTTCGCCGCCGCCGTCGCCATGGTGCTGTTCCGCGCGGTGCCGCTGCGCGAGGCCTATGCCGCGCTCGACGGGCCGATCCTCGTCATGCTCGCCGCCCTCATCCCCGTTTCCGACAGCCTGCGCACGACGGGCGCCAGCGAACTCATCGCCGGCTGGCTCGGCGATATCGCCGTGCACCTGCCGCCCTTCGGCGCGCTCGGCCTCATCCTGCTGACGGCGATGGCGGTAACGCCCTTCCTCAACAATGCCGCGACGGTGCTGGTGATGGCGCCCATCGCGGCGAGCTTCGCAAGCGCCCTGCACTACCGGCCCGAGGCCTTCCTGATGGCCGTGGCGATCGGCGCGGGCTGCGACTTCCTCACCCCCGTCGGCCACCAGTGCAACACGCTGGTCATGGGCCCGGGCGGCTACAAGTTCGCCGACTATCCCCGCGTCGGCCTGCCGCTCTCCGTCCTCATCGTCATCGTCAGCGTGCCGGCGCTGCTCTACGTCTGGCCGGTGCGATAG
- the gltX gene encoding glutamate--tRNA ligase produces the protein MSTSGVRVRIAPSPTGEPHVGTAYIALFNYLFAKKNNGTFILRIEDTDATRSTPEFEQKVLDALKWCGLEWSEGPDIGGPYGPYRQSDRKDIYRPYVDQIVANGHGFKCFCTPERLEKMREEQRAAGKPPKYDGLCLHLSAEEVTRRVEAGEPHVVRMKIPTEGSCKFVDGVYGPVEIPWEAVDMQVLLKADGMPTYHMANVVDDHLMKITHVARGEEWLASVPKHILIYQYLGLEPPVFMHLSLMRNHDKSKLSKRKNPTSISYYSALGYLPEALMNFLGLFFIQISEGEELLTMDQLAEKFDPENLSKAGAIFDIQKLDWLNGRWLREQLSEEDFTQRVLEWAMENNRIREGLKLSQSRISKLGELPDLAGFLLKSDLGLMPESFAKVKSTPEEILEVLNQVQPDLEKMPEWTVESIEAELRASADKLGKKLKVVVAPLFVAVSGSSRSLPLFDSMAILGRSVVRQRLKVAAQVVASMVGSGK, from the coding sequence ATGAGCACTTCCGGCGTCCGCGTCCGCATCGCACCCTCCCCGACTGGCGAGCCGCATGTCGGCACCGCCTATATCGCGCTGTTCAACTACCTCTTTGCGAAAAAGAACAACGGCACCTTCATCCTGCGCATCGAGGACACGGACGCCACGCGCTCGACGCCGGAATTCGAGCAGAAGGTGCTGGACGCGCTGAAATGGTGCGGCCTCGAATGGTCGGAAGGCCCTGACATCGGCGGCCCCTACGGCCCCTACCGCCAGTCCGACCGCAAGGACATCTATCGTCCTTACGTCGACCAGATCGTCGCGAACGGCCATGGCTTCAAGTGTTTCTGCACGCCCGAGCGGCTGGAGAAGATGCGCGAGGAACAGCGCGCCGCCGGTAAGCCGCCGAAATACGACGGCCTGTGCCTGCATCTCTCGGCCGAGGAAGTGACGCGGCGCGTCGAGGCCGGCGAGCCGCATGTCGTGCGCATGAAGATCCCGACCGAGGGCTCCTGCAAGTTCGTCGACGGCGTCTACGGCCCGGTCGAGATCCCGTGGGAAGCCGTCGACATGCAGGTGCTGCTCAAGGCCGACGGCATGCCGACCTACCACATGGCGAATGTGGTGGACGACCACCTGATGAAGATCACCCATGTGGCGCGCGGCGAGGAATGGCTCGCCTCGGTGCCCAAGCATATCCTCATCTACCAGTATCTCGGCCTCGAACCGCCGGTCTTCATGCACCTGTCGCTGATGCGCAATCACGACAAGTCGAAGCTCTCGAAACGCAAGAACCCGACCTCAATCTCCTATTATTCGGCGCTCGGCTACCTGCCGGAAGCGCTGATGAACTTCCTCGGCCTGTTCTTCATCCAGATCTCCGAGGGCGAGGAGCTGCTGACCATGGATCAGCTCGCTGAAAAGTTCGACCCGGAGAACCTCTCCAAGGCCGGCGCGATCTTCGACATCCAGAAGCTCGACTGGCTGAACGGCCGCTGGCTGCGCGAGCAGCTTTCGGAAGAGGATTTCACGCAGCGCGTTCTGGAATGGGCGATGGAGAACAACCGCATCCGCGAGGGTCTCAAGCTCTCGCAGTCGCGCATCTCCAAGCTCGGCGAACTGCCGGACCTCGCCGGCTTCCTGCTGAAGTCGGACCTCGGCCTGATGCCGGAATCCTTCGCCAAGGTGAAGTCGACGCCGGAGGAAATCCTCGAAGTGCTGAACCAGGTGCAGCCCGATCTCGAAAAGATGCCGGAATGGACCGTCGAGAGCATCGAGGCGGAACTGCGCGCCAGCGCCGACAAGCTGGGCAAGAAGCTCAAGGTCGTGGTGGCCCCGCTCTTCGTCGCCGTTTCCGGCTCGTCGCGCTCGCTGCCGCTCTTCGATAGCATGGCCATCCTCGGCCGCTCCGTCGTGCGCCAGCGCCTGAAGGTCGCCGCGCAGGTGGTGGCCTCGATGGTGGGCAGCGGAAAGTAA
- the lysS gene encoding lysine--tRNA ligase, with amino-acid sequence MTDTKTDTALSSDPTEVRRQKLGQLRETIGEVYPAHFHRTMTNAELAEKYEGLEPDTESGDIVTVAGRVYSSRNSGMFMDIHDASGKIQIFSHKDTTPGEARALLPMIDIGDIIGVTGIVRRTKRGELTINAQQIVMLTKTLLPMPEKWHGVADVEIRYRKRHLDIMTNEESKLRFQQRSKIVSGIRRFMENDGFMEVETPMLHSVYGGATAEPFKTHHNTLKLDMYLRIAPELFLKRTLVSGLTDKVFEINRNFRNEGVSTRHNPEFTMMECYWAYADYEDIMDLVERLFAELAVKIHGSTEFAYGDKELSFKGPFRRVPMPDAVKEATGLDFLAMKSDEEARAAAKAAGFEVEKDWTWGECLAFIFEEKVEPTLIQPSHVTHFPKDISPFAKEVPGEPRLVERFETYCNTWELGNAFSELNDPEEQRARMVEQLEQAHARGEKAKQLDDEFLDAIDQGMPPAGGLGIGVDRLIMLLTNAPSIRDVILFPARRAKAD; translated from the coding sequence ATGACCGACACGAAGACAGACACCGCCCTTTCCTCCGACCCGACGGAAGTCCGCCGCCAGAAGCTCGGCCAGCTGCGCGAGACGATCGGCGAGGTCTATCCGGCGCATTTCCACCGCACGATGACCAATGCGGAGCTCGCGGAAAAATACGAGGGCCTGGAACCCGACACGGAGAGCGGCGACATCGTGACCGTCGCCGGCCGCGTCTATTCCTCGCGCAATTCCGGCATGTTCATGGATATTCATGACGCCTCGGGCAAGATCCAGATCTTCTCACATAAGGACACGACGCCGGGAGAGGCGCGCGCCCTGCTGCCGATGATCGATATCGGCGACATCATCGGCGTGACCGGGATCGTCCGCCGCACCAAGCGCGGCGAGCTGACGATCAACGCGCAGCAGATCGTCATGCTGACGAAGACCCTGCTGCCGATGCCCGAGAAGTGGCATGGCGTGGCCGATGTCGAGATCCGCTACCGCAAGCGCCATCTCGACATCATGACCAACGAGGAATCCAAGCTCCGCTTCCAGCAGCGCTCGAAGATCGTCTCCGGCATCCGCCGCTTCATGGAGAACGATGGCTTCATGGAAGTCGAGACGCCCATGCTGCATTCGGTCTATGGCGGCGCGACGGCAGAACCCTTCAAGACGCACCACAACACGCTGAAGCTCGACATGTACCTGCGCATCGCGCCGGAATTGTTCCTCAAGCGCACGCTGGTCTCCGGGCTGACCGACAAGGTGTTCGAGATCAACCGCAACTTCCGCAACGAGGGCGTGTCGACCCGGCACAATCCCGAATTCACCATGATGGAATGCTACTGGGCCTATGCCGACTACGAGGACATCATGGACCTCGTGGAACGCCTCTTCGCCGAGCTTGCGGTGAAGATCCACGGCTCGACGGAATTTGCCTATGGCGACAAGGAACTTTCCTTCAAGGGCCCGTTCAGGCGCGTGCCGATGCCCGATGCCGTAAAGGAAGCAACCGGCCTCGACTTCCTCGCCATGAAGAGCGACGAGGAAGCCCGCGCCGCCGCGAAGGCCGCCGGCTTCGAGGTGGAGAAGGACTGGACCTGGGGCGAATGCCTTGCCTTCATCTTCGAGGAGAAGGTCGAGCCGACGCTGATCCAGCCGAGCCACGTCACGCATTTCCCGAAGGACATCTCGCCCTTCGCCAAGGAAGTGCCGGGCGAGCCGCGCCTCGTCGAGCGTTTCGAGACCTATTGCAACACCTGGGAACTCGGCAACGCCTTCTCCGAGCTCAACGACCCGGAAGAGCAGCGCGCCCGCATGGTCGAGCAGCTCGAACAGGCTCATGCCCGCGGCGAGAAGGCCAAGCAGCTCGATGACGAATTCCTCGACGCCATCGACCAGGGCATGCCCCCCGCCGGCGGCCTCGGCATCGGCGTCGACCGCCTGATCATGCTCTTGACGAACGCCCCGTCGATCCGCGACGTCATCCTCTTCCCGGCACGCCGGGCGAAGGCGGACTGA
- a CDS encoding hybrid-cluster NAD(P)-dependent oxidoreductase: MTVVSHFHHFDELNPWHDRHNLLECIAVTVETADVMTFTFSSDQKNWFRYLPGQFVTLELPVSEDEPVMRTYTLSSSPSRPFSVAVTVKAQKNSIGTRWMFDNLRPGMKLKAFGPLGDFSFVRYPAEKYLFISAGSGVTPMMSMTRWMADCAPQSDVAFVTCARKPEDLLFKGELECLAAQMPNLALGFVVEGHNPRDGWHGLRGRIDAARLSLLAPDFRDRTVFCCGPEPFMRGVRDMLKVCGFNMDRYHEESFQPSSAPAPEEIAIRAGAGEQEVDADAVATVSFTMAGKEGKCPPGQTILQTARAAGVRIGAACEGGLCGTCRVMKVSGEVEMRHNGGILDDEIAEGYILACCSRPIGDVSIEA, encoded by the coding sequence ATGACGGTCGTCAGCCATTTCCACCATTTCGACGAACTCAATCCCTGGCACGACCGCCACAACCTGCTGGAGTGCATCGCCGTCACCGTGGAAACGGCTGATGTGATGACCTTCACCTTCAGCTCCGACCAGAAGAACTGGTTCCGGTATCTGCCGGGCCAGTTCGTCACGCTGGAGCTGCCGGTGTCGGAGGACGAGCCGGTCATGCGCACCTACACGCTGTCCTCCTCGCCATCGCGCCCGTTCTCGGTCGCGGTGACGGTGAAGGCGCAGAAGAACTCCATCGGCACGCGCTGGATGTTCGACAACCTGCGCCCCGGCATGAAGCTGAAGGCCTTCGGGCCGCTCGGCGACTTCTCCTTCGTCCGTTATCCCGCGGAGAAGTATCTCTTCATCTCCGCCGGCTCGGGCGTCACGCCGATGATGTCGATGACGCGCTGGATGGCCGATTGCGCGCCGCAGTCCGACGTCGCCTTCGTCACCTGCGCGCGCAAGCCGGAGGACCTGCTGTTCAAGGGCGAGCTCGAATGTCTTGCCGCCCAGATGCCGAACCTTGCGCTCGGCTTCGTCGTCGAGGGCCACAATCCGCGCGACGGCTGGCATGGCCTTCGCGGCCGCATCGACGCGGCGCGCCTTTCGCTGCTCGCCCCGGATTTCCGGGACCGCACTGTCTTCTGCTGCGGTCCGGAACCGTTCATGCGCGGTGTGCGCGACATGCTGAAGGTCTGCGGCTTCAACATGGACCGCTATCACGAGGAGAGCTTCCAGCCGTCGAGCGCCCCCGCGCCGGAGGAAATCGCCATACGTGCCGGCGCCGGCGAGCAGGAGGTCGATGCCGACGCCGTCGCCACCGTCAGCTTCACCATGGCCGGCAAGGAGGGCAAGTGCCCGCCCGGCCAGACGATCCTGCAGACGGCCCGCGCCGCCGGTGTGCGCATCGGCGCGGCCTGCGAGGGCGGGCTTTGTGGCACCTGCCGGGTGATGAAGGTCTCTGGCGAGGTGGAGATGCGCCACAATGGCGGTATTCTCGACGACGAGATCGCGGAAGGCTATATCCTCGCCTGCTGCTCGCGGCCCATCGGGGATGTCTCCATCGAGGCGTGA
- a CDS encoding aromatic ring-hydroxylating dioxygenase subunit alpha — translation MDISSDVLRKLKNRREGYSLEQAFYIDPDHYKLDLETIWYRDWLFIGHDCEIPKAGNFFTVQVGDYPVVITRDRSGTVRALHNSCRHRGSRVCTQHKGTSAKLVCPYHQWTYELDGSLLFARHMAEDFDKTQHSLKQIHCETVGGYIFICLADEAPDFSAFRSTAEPYLARHRLGETKVAFESTIIEKGNWKLVWENNRECYHCAANHPELCRTYPEAPSATGVQGAKDDPVIAAHWAKCEAAGLPSEFRISPTGQFRAARMPLIQDAESYTMSGARAVQRPLSNDMLESHVGTLLLFHYPTTWNHVLADHAITFRVLPLGPELTQVTTKWLVNKDAVEGVDYRLDELTHVWTETNDQDRRIVEENAFGIRSPAYQPGPYSAEDEGGVMQFVEWYSNFMIERLDGAKKPLTKVA, via the coding sequence ATGGACATCAGCAGCGACGTGCTCCGCAAGCTCAAGAACCGGCGCGAGGGCTACAGCCTCGAGCAGGCCTTCTATATCGACCCCGACCATTACAAGCTCGACCTCGAGACGATCTGGTATCGCGACTGGCTGTTCATCGGCCATGACTGCGAGATCCCGAAGGCCGGCAACTTCTTCACCGTGCAGGTCGGCGATTATCCCGTCGTCATCACCCGCGACCGTTCGGGCACCGTCCGCGCGCTGCACAATTCCTGCCGCCATCGCGGTTCGCGCGTGTGCACGCAGCACAAGGGCACTTCGGCCAAGCTCGTCTGTCCCTACCACCAGTGGACCTACGAGCTCGACGGCTCTCTGCTCTTTGCCCGCCACATGGCGGAGGATTTCGACAAGACGCAGCACAGCTTGAAGCAGATCCACTGCGAGACCGTCGGCGGCTACATCTTCATCTGCCTCGCCGACGAGGCGCCCGACTTTTCCGCCTTCCGTTCGACGGCCGAGCCTTATCTCGCCCGCCACCGCCTCGGCGAGACGAAGGTCGCCTTCGAGAGCACGATCATCGAGAAGGGCAACTGGAAGCTCGTCTGGGAGAACAACCGCGAGTGCTACCACTGCGCCGCAAACCACCCGGAGCTCTGCCGCACCTATCCGGAAGCGCCGAGCGCGACCGGCGTGCAAGGGGCGAAGGACGATCCGGTCATCGCCGCGCATTGGGCGAAGTGCGAGGCCGCGGGCCTGCCGAGCGAATTCCGCATCTCGCCGACCGGCCAGTTCCGCGCCGCCCGCATGCCGCTCATCCAGGATGCCGAGAGCTACACCATGTCCGGCGCGCGCGCGGTGCAGCGCCCGCTCTCCAACGACATGCTGGAAAGCCATGTCGGCACGCTGCTGCTCTTCCACTATCCGACGACGTGGAACCACGTCCTCGCCGACCACGCCATCACCTTCCGCGTGCTGCCGCTCGGCCCGGAACTGACGCAGGTCACGACGAAGTGGCTCGTCAACAAGGATGCGGTCGAGGGCGTCGACTACCGTCTCGACGAGCTCACCCATGTCTGGACCGAGACCAACGACCAGGACCGCCGGATCGTCGAGGAAAATGCCTTCGGCATCCGCTCGCCCGCCTACCAGCCCGGCCCCTACTCGGCCGAGGACGAGGGCGGCGTCATGCAGTTCGTCGAATGGTATTCGAACTTCATGATCGAGCGGCTCGACGGCGCCAAGAAGCCGCTTACCAAGGTCGCGTGA
- a CDS encoding DUF6656 family protein, whose translation MQQTKFRYYDAVAFKRANPPRSAVHTEFLRTGRIERNFGWSPNEKRYLSYQEVAERTGRKLERAGNVTHERINGFHRSIQFPKLIFHRTLAGTPHLGYCHITVANSRFAEFDNVQWAFYMANFLAEIGDGEQFFAGISQKPGRMYFAVAIAPAEDEGRLTIDRTVRGNGVIFRTDDPKLAMKNVLMLGARNETLRRAIEAL comes from the coding sequence GTGCAGCAGACGAAATTCCGATACTACGACGCCGTGGCGTTCAAGCGCGCGAACCCGCCGCGCTCCGCCGTTCATACGGAATTCCTGCGCACCGGCCGCATCGAGCGCAATTTTGGCTGGAGCCCGAACGAGAAGCGCTATCTCAGCTACCAGGAGGTGGCCGAGCGGACGGGCCGCAAGCTGGAGCGGGCGGGCAACGTCACCCACGAGCGCATCAACGGCTTCCACCGATCGATCCAGTTCCCGAAGCTGATCTTCCACCGCACGCTCGCCGGGACGCCGCATCTCGGCTACTGCCACATCACGGTCGCCAATTCGCGCTTTGCGGAGTTCGACAATGTGCAATGGGCCTTCTACATGGCCAATTTCCTGGCCGAGATCGGCGACGGGGAACAGTTTTTCGCCGGCATTTCGCAAAAGCCGGGACGCATGTATTTCGCCGTCGCCATCGCGCCGGCGGAAGATGAAGGGCGCCTGACGATCGACCGGACGGTGCGCGGCAACGGCGTCATCTTCCGCACGGACGACCCGAAGCTCGCCATGAAGAACGTGCTGATGCTCGGTGCGCGCAACGAAACCCTGCGCAGGGCCATCGAGGCGCTCTGA
- a CDS encoding diguanylate cyclase domain-containing protein has translation MTHRKSSKTDIALRIAMAMKQMGIDGLPRNYELVYEAYAGSNPDLVRDFIALGKYKSQAALDELGRKYLPHQHEASVLQRSAGALSSEMSNFMHLLSQERSSLNDYGRLIGEASQVIRDAGGLGEGALGSSLEALQRATEQRVNHAAEMAEKVAAQTAAMESIQKEMVEFEATKFIDPPTRLGNRRAFNKALARVYANPQMPLLCGVAIAEVDAERRFSPGQIEALSDHLVTFYGGLIRQAFPAQDLAVRFDGLRFGFLFNTADEGEVTRLVDLLRAAFQAVPLRDPRTGRNLGNLTLSTGVCMTDRADSALDLSSACERALAEAKAAGGDQIVVYGRGDEVPAGKEWMLYKAS, from the coding sequence ATGACTCACAGGAAATCCTCGAAAACCGACATCGCCTTGCGGATCGCGATGGCGATGAAGCAGATGGGCATTGACGGCCTGCCGCGCAATTACGAACTGGTTTACGAGGCCTATGCCGGCAGCAATCCGGATCTCGTGCGCGACTTCATCGCGCTCGGCAAATACAAGTCGCAGGCCGCCCTCGACGAACTCGGCCGCAAGTACCTGCCCCACCAGCACGAGGCGAGCGTGCTGCAGCGTTCGGCGGGCGCGCTCAGCAGCGAGATGAGCAACTTCATGCACCTGCTCAGCCAGGAGCGCTCCTCGCTCAACGACTATGGCCGCCTGATCGGCGAGGCCTCGCAGGTCATCCGCGATGCCGGAGGCCTTGGTGAAGGCGCGCTCGGCAGCTCGCTCGAGGCGCTGCAGCGGGCAACCGAGCAGCGCGTCAACCATGCGGCGGAAATGGCGGAGAAGGTCGCGGCGCAGACCGCCGCCATGGAAAGCATCCAGAAGGAGATGGTGGAGTTCGAGGCGACGAAGTTCATCGACCCGCCGACCAGGCTCGGCAACCGCCGCGCCTTCAACAAGGCGCTCGCCCGTGTCTACGCCAATCCGCAGATGCCGCTGCTGTGCGGCGTGGCGATTGCGGAGGTCGATGCCGAGCGGCGGTTCTCGCCCGGCCAGATCGAGGCGCTGTCGGACCATCTCGTCACCTTCTATGGCGGCCTCATCCGCCAGGCCTTCCCGGCGCAGGACCTTGCCGTGCGCTTCGACGGCCTGCGTTTCGGTTTCCTGTTCAACACCGCGGACGAGGGCGAGGTAACGCGCCTTGTCGATCTCCTGCGCGCGGCCTTCCAGGCGGTGCCGCTGCGCGATCCGCGCACCGGCCGCAATCTCGGCAATCTCACGCTTTCCACCGGCGTGTGCATGACGGACCGGGCCGACAGCGCGCTCGACCTTTCGTCCGCCTGCGAACGGGCGCTGGCGGAGGCGAAGGCGGCGGGGGGCGACCAGATCGTCGTCTACGGCCGCGGCGACGAGGTGCCGGCCGGCAAGGAGTGGATGCTCTACAAGGCTTCGTGA
- a CDS encoding L-threonylcarbamoyladenylate synthase, translating into MADIVDTRTDGEAALARAVETLARGVPVAIPTETVYGLAADATDPLAITRIYEMKGRPRFNPLICHMADLAMAERHAVFDPLSRRIAEAFWPGPLTLIVPVRPESPIHPLARAGLDTVGIRVPTGIAGRLIAAFGRPLAAPSANTSGRISPTTARHVAEDFGDRLELVLDGGPTTVGLESTILKVEGETIRLLRPGGLDAADVERVIGRPVTRGDKAGATIEAPGMLASHYAPDAPVRLDAGDVKPGEALIRFGGTPLPGEDKAALVLDLSPSGNLAEAAANLFGYMKTADAAGARSIAFSPIPTTGLGEAINDRLRRAAAPRS; encoded by the coding sequence ATGGCGGATATCGTGGATACCCGGACGGATGGCGAGGCCGCGCTGGCGCGCGCCGTGGAGACCCTCGCGCGCGGCGTGCCCGTCGCCATTCCCACCGAGACGGTCTATGGGCTTGCCGCCGACGCCACCGATCCGCTGGCCATAACCCGCATCTATGAAATGAAGGGCCGGCCGCGCTTCAATCCGCTGATCTGCCACATGGCCGATCTTGCCATGGCGGAAAGGCACGCGGTCTTCGACCCGCTGTCACGCCGGATTGCCGAGGCCTTCTGGCCCGGCCCGCTGACGCTGATCGTGCCGGTCCGCCCGGAAAGTCCCATCCATCCGCTGGCACGCGCCGGCCTCGACACGGTCGGCATCCGCGTGCCGACCGGCATCGCAGGCCGCCTGATCGCCGCCTTCGGCCGGCCGCTCGCAGCCCCCAGCGCCAACACCTCCGGCCGCATCAGCCCCACCACCGCCCGCCATGTCGCCGAGGATTTCGGTGACCGGCTGGAACTGGTGCTCGACGGCGGCCCCACGACCGTCGGCCTCGAATCCACGATCCTCAAGGTCGAGGGGGAGACGATCCGGCTCTTGCGGCCCGGCGGGCTCGACGCCGCAGACGTCGAGCGCGTCATCGGCCGCCCGGTCACGCGCGGCGACAAGGCGGGTGCGACGATCGAGGCGCCCGGCATGCTGGCCTCGCACTATGCGCCCGACGCCCCGGTGCGCCTCGATGCCGGCGACGTGAAACCCGGTGAGGCGCTGATCCGTTTCGGCGGCACGCCGCTTCCCGGAGAAGATAAGGCCGCGCTGGTGCTCGACCTCAGCCCCAGCGGCAACCTTGCCGAAGCGGCCGCCAATCTCTTCGGCTACATGAAGACGGCGGATGCGGCGGGCGCGCGCTCCATCGCCTTTTCGCCGATCCCCACGACCGGCCTCGGCGAGGCGATCAACGACCGCTTGCGACGCGCGGCCGCCCCCCGTAGCTAG